Below is a window of Halomicrobium mukohataei DSM 12286 DNA.
CGGTCTCGCCGGCAGCGACGGTGACCGTCGGGTTCTTGTGGACTTCTTCCTCGTAGATGAACGCCTCCGTCGACTCGGTGCTGAACTCGACCGAGCGGTTCTCGGGGGCCGTACAGACCACGCGCTTGGACTCGGGGACGATTTCGACGGTCGCGCCGCTCTCGTGTTCGATACGCTCGACGCGCCCGTCGTAGCGCGCGGTCGTCCCGCGCTGGGTCGAGTAGGCACTGACGCTGCCGTCTTCGACGCTCGCGTGGGCGTGGTCGCTGTCCGCGTCGCCCGACACCTCGACGGTGACGCCCCGTCCATCTCCGGAGATCTCCATCTCGCCGGGGAGCGAGGCCGGCAGTGCGTCGTCGGGTTCGAGTTTCTGGTCGTCCCTGCGGACCCAGACCTGGTCGGAGGCGTCGAAGTACGTGAGTTCCCCCGCGTACGAGATGTCGGTTCGTCCATTGATGGTCCCGCGGACGGTGCGAGCGTTCGGCTTCTCGAGTTCGTCGTCGTCGGCTTCGACACGCCCGCTGGCGGAGATGTCGACGTCGACGTGGCCCGGCGCGATGACGGTGAGTGTCTGCTGGGGGAACGCGTCGGGGTCGACGGAGTCGCCGTCGACGACGACCTCCGCCCCGCCGGAGACGTCGAGTTCGGTGAACTCACCGGAGAAATCGTATGAGTGTGTCTCCCCCTCGATCGTGGCGGTGGCCGCGCCAGCGTCGAGGGATTCGCTCGGAGCGTCGGTCGCGGAGACGAGTCCGGTGACGGAGAACGTGTAACTGGCCTCACCGCTCGCACGGATGGAGACGCTTCGCGTGACCTCACTGGCAGCGAGCGAGGGTGTGCCGCGTTCGGTGATGTCGTTGAGACTCGCGTCGGACGCGGCACCAGCCGTGGAAGCACCGATTGCGGTCGCACCGGCGACAGCAATCCCTCGGAGGACTTCGCGTCGAGACTTGTTCTGATTGTTGTCGTCTGACGACATACAATACCAACTTTTTCCACTGGATAATATAATTTGGTATTAATATTCCAATAAGAATAATTAATCGGGCAGGACGCCAGCGGGTGACGCCCCTCCGAGGACCGGTTGTCAGCACCGCCTCCGAACGGCTACGGGCCCTGGTCGAGGAGTGACTCGACGAGGGAGCGCTGACTCGCGACGAAGCGCTCGGCTCGCGGTCCCGACCAGTACGGCGCCCACGAGAGCGACGCGACGGTCGACAGCAGGAGGTACAGACGGCGTCGCCGCCGGAAGGCCTCGTCGGTGGCCAGCGAGCGTCGATCGCGATACCCTTCGTAGAGCGACGCTCTCACACGCTGTCGTTTGTCACTCCCCAGCGGTGCCCATCCCGAGCAGTACTGTTCGGTCACGGCGAGTTCGAACTCGTCGTGGACGCTCCGTGCACCGCCCCAGTCAAGTACCGCGCGGACCCGACCCGCGCCCTCGTCGACCACGACGTTCCGCGGCTGGTAGTCGTAATGAGCGAGGACCGGATCAACGTCCGGAAGCTCCGGGATCTCACTGTCGAGGACTGACTGGACCGTCGACGCCAGCCCGTCCAGTCGCGTGTCCCCCTCGATTTCCGCGGCGAGTTCCCAGAGCCACGACTGCCACGAGCTAGCCGGGTCAGTCACGGTGAGCGTCCCGTCGTCGACGGTGATCGGACCGAACCCGGACACCGGTCCGCAGTCGTGCAGTGCCGCCAGGTGGCGCCCGGCCTGCCGGACGATGTCGTCGAGTATCCCATCGGGCCACCCGGTATCCCCGTTCTCCCGAGCGCTCGCCTGCGTCGGGGATCCACCCTCGACGTGCTCCATCACGAACGACGGAGCCGGCAGGTCGTCGGGTTGCAGGTGACTGCCATACACGTCGGGGACCGGGATCGAGGTGTGGTCGGCGACGTACCGGAGCAGTGCGGGCTCCCGACGGAGTCCCGTCGCGTCGCCCTCCACAGCGGCCTTGAACACGACGGTCCGCCGGTCACCCTCCTGGTCTCGGACGTCCACACGATACGTCGTCGCCGACCCGGTGCGCAACGGCTCCGCGTCCAGCACCTCACACTCGATGCCGGCGGCGGCGACCATCAGCGCAATCATCTGTTCGGAGAACGGGTCCGGGTCCCGTTCCTGGAGCGACGACGGTTCTCTCATGGGCAAATAGTGTAAAACTACAGTCAAAAAGATGTCGGATAGATCTCCTGGCGACGCTGGGCTCTGGTCTGACATCATCGCTGCCACGTGACGCGACACCGATAGTCGCGCGCGTTATCGAGAACAGCGATGATCGAAAGCGACGCGATCCCCAGACCGAGCGCCTCAGTCCTCGCGCTGGAGGACCTCGACGCCGATCAGCGATGCCCCGGTGAGCGCGCGGATGTACGCCCCGCCCGCGATCGAGACGTGGCCGAAGTCGTCCTCGCTCATGCCGTACATCTCGATCGCCCGAGAGGTGTCGCCGCCACCGACCACCGAGAAGCAGTCGGTCTCGGCGATCGCTTCCAGCACCGACACGGTCCCGACGGAGAAGCGCTCTTCCTCGAAGACACCCAGCGCACCCTTCACGAAGACGGCCTCCGAGTCCCGGATCACGTCGGCGTAGCCCTCGGCGGTGTCGCTACCCACGTCCATGAACGAGACCGTCTTCTCGTCGATGTCGGCCACGTTCGTCTCGGCGCGGTCGCCGTCCTCGTCGGCGTAGGCCATGTCCGTCGCCAGCGTGATCTTCTCGCGGTTCTCTTCGAGGATCCGCTCGATCAGCTCGTGGTTGTCCGCCCACTGGGAGTCGTAGAGATCGAGGTCGGGATCGAGGTCGAAGCCCACGGGCGCGCCGTCGGCCCGCAAGAACAGTTCGCCCGCGATCCCGCCCAGCAGGAAGTCGTCGACCGTGTCGCCGAGGTGGTCCATCACGTCGATCACGTCGGTCGCCTTCGTCCCGCCGACGGCCATCGTCACCTGTCCGTCGAACTCCTTCTGTGCGATGGCGGTGTTTGCCTCGTACTCGGTCTCCATGACGCGGCCGGCGTACGCCGGGAGCACGAGCGGGAAGCCCACCAGCGAGGCGTGCGAGCGGTGGGCCGCCGAGTAGGCGTCGTTGACGTATGCGTCGAACTCCGGGGCGAGCGTCCGGACGAACTCCGTCTCGGCCTTGACTTCGGGGTCTTCCTCGGGCAGTTC
It encodes the following:
- a CDS encoding phosphotransferase family protein — its product is MREPSSLQERDPDPFSEQMIALMVAAAGIECEVLDAEPLRTGSATTYRVDVRDQEGDRRTVVFKAAVEGDATGLRREPALLRYVADHTSIPVPDVYGSHLQPDDLPAPSFVMEHVEGGSPTQASARENGDTGWPDGILDDIVRQAGRHLAALHDCGPVSGFGPITVDDGTLTVTDPASSWQSWLWELAAEIEGDTRLDGLASTVQSVLDSEIPELPDVDPVLAHYDYQPRNVVVDEGAGRVRAVLDWGGARSVHDEFELAVTEQYCSGWAPLGSDKRQRVRASLYEGYRDRRSLATDEAFRRRRRLYLLLSTVASLSWAPYWSGPRAERFVASQRSLVESLLDQGP
- a CDS encoding phosphoglycerate kinase, with protein sequence MAAFQTLDDLADGQRVLVRLDLNSPVEDGAVQDNRRFERHAKTVRELADRGFETVLMAHQGRPGRDTFVSLEQHADILSGHIGTDVDFVADTFGEDALAAIDDLGGGDVLLLENTRMCDEELPEEDPEVKAETEFVRTLAPEFDAYVNDAYSAAHRSHASLVGFPLVLPAYAGRVMETEYEANTAIAQKEFDGQVTMAVGGTKATDVIDVMDHLGDTVDDFLLGGIAGELFLRADGAPVGFDLDPDLDLYDSQWADNHELIERILEENREKITLATDMAYADEDGDRAETNVADIDEKTVSFMDVGSDTAEGYADVIRDSEAVFVKGALGVFEEERFSVGTVSVLEAIAETDCFSVVGGGDTSRAIEMYGMSEDDFGHVSIAGGAYIRALTGASLIGVEVLQRED